Below is a genomic region from Doryrhamphus excisus isolate RoL2022-K1 chromosome 16, RoL_Dexc_1.0, whole genome shotgun sequence.
CCGCCACGCCTCAACCATGTGTTTGTCCAAACCTGTTATTGCTGGCACTGCACCGTCTCGAAGAGATCAGTGTATTCTCACTGAGGAATGCAGATGCTTTAAATAGCATAGAGACGAAGGACAGGGAATCAGAGATTTGTCTGCAAATTACAGAGCCAGAGTGGAACCCTTCTGTTAGGGTTCTTTTTTTCATCAACCTCTGTCTCCACAACTGTCTGACCCAAGTAAAaggttcaatttctctgtgaGAAATGCACAGCTGGCTGAGAATGTGCCCGGGTGTTTCTCTCACGTCTCTTTTTCTTGGGACTTAAAAGTAACAATATGACTACTGTGCAATTTCATTTATAGTGTATGTTTTGCAGGCGCAAGTAAGATTTAAGATGTTTAGCTGAAATGTAGAGCTGTGTGTTCCTGGAGCTGTCTTTTTTGGGAGGGGgctaaatgaatcaatgaatttaaaaaaatattatttcgtCGTTTTTAtctttagttatttatttattgtcaaaatGTTTCGAAATGGCCATTATTTTGAAATTCTGGACAGGAAACGTGGATCTTTACGCTCTTATTTTGATATTAAATGTTCACACATGCAGCGGCAGGTATagtattctaataaaataacgCCCTCGCGTGGCAGTTTGTTGCAACTGCTACATGTCACGTTCACCAGTACACAGTCACACGCACGAGGCATGTAACTACCTTTGTATCCCTCCGCTTAGTTCCCCGGTTTCAGGGTAATGATGCGCAAAGTGGATAAATAAATAGgggttcatacacggtaagtcaggggtctccagccagtagctcttAAACACtcttcaattagctctccaaagactttattcatttattgtcaactcctatacccactatattagaaagttaGGTTCgttcgtagttaggaagcagtttgggcgtgtgaccaatcacagcggagtgggagAGCCCAAAGCAATAAATTAAGACAGACGgttttggtgggaagcacaaatgCAAGGAAATTCAACGGGAATAGGTGCCGCTTCTGGAAGATCTTCTTGAGATCTTCCCGcaactcaatataaaaaaaatagcatcccCTGCTTCCCCAATTAAAGAaccgtggtgaagttagttttaCGTTGGACGTTAATAGTTGCTAAACATGATGACGTTCCCTTTTGGTGACATATGcttttgccatcaagagatcatgacagtgtgatgACCTTTTATATGTGTAGTTCCACATTTGCGTCCACGCTAGTTGGTTAACGGGCAATGTTGATCTGTGATATCATGAGTGGCCACacggtggtgctatacagttaAAATGGGCAatcatttgtgttcatttgtgctAGCTATGCTGGCTTGTACTTACTGTTGTCACGTTTGGGCATGGTTGTGACCCCGGGATGCAGACACAGGAGCGTAGTGGTACCTCCACTCCACTCCGCTCTTTAATACAACCATAAGTAGTTGCAGCAACTCACAATGGGACGAGCTTCCTTCCAAAatggaaaaagggggaaaacatATGACAGAGAAGACGTATAAGCAGACGTTCATCCAAAGCCAACCAAACATTCACAATGAACCAGCGAAACCAACTAATTACCAATCACAAACAGCTGGGACTTGCAGCTTCGAATTAAATGAAGTAAAGGTGACTgcaaatagtaaaaaaacaggaagtgcttgcaaaataaaacaggaaCTAGGGCGAGCCACCAAGAAATAGTGCTTCAACTGTGCTTTGAAGAGAAACAAACCAACTGCACACTGTCTACTATTggccacgggggggggggggggggggtcgtggaATTACTATTAACCATTACTGATCATTAACCACAATACTGATACAGATTGTTTTTACTTGGAGTACTTCAATCATTTTACCTTTCATTCCAGTCCTCCCACTCACAGCAgtgagtttttttaataatagtatagtattaaatagtatagtattagtattaaagTAATAGTATTAAAGCTTTTGATAGAATTAATCACAATACCCTTATTATTATAACAGGAAGCAAAatgtaaagctaggagaatataCATCTGCAAGTTTGAATGTTATATGTGGCGTATCTCAGGGGTCTATACTAGGACCAAATTAGTTTAGGCTGTATATCAATCATGTCAGTCAATGACTTCTTCAGACGCTTGGGTTTTCAGGAACCCCTATGCAGGGTTGACCTTTTCCAGTTGGTCTAGAaactattaataaaaataaatgcattttgacATCAGTACCCTCCCCCCTGAGATATACCAACAGGCACGCAAAAATGCATCAGGAAGCTAAGAAGAGGTTGCTTTTAGACCTGCGTGAAGTGCCTTGTGATGACTTCTGCTGTGAATTGcccatgaaaaaataataacaatcataatctCTGTAGTCTATATGTCTAATATAATATGTTTAAAACTGAATAATAAGTGTTCTAATTCTATTATAATAGAAGTTATTGGGTTTGTGGCCTCACCTGCCTGGTGAATGTAAAGGTACTTTGCTTGATCCACTGTAAAGACCTGTTACATGTTGGCTAGCAGTATTCGGGATCTTTGTGAATGAAAAGGCCACACATAAAGGCCACCGTTGTTTTGCTGATACTGGGAGCAGTGAGCCCTGCCCTGGACGTGCATTCTGGTGTTTTGATCAATAGTGATGAACATGTCAAAACGGGACAACAATAAGTGACCATCACACCCGCGTGGCCATACATAACCAGATTTGTTATAAAACCTATTTGTATGACAATACTTTGTGCTGTGCCATCATGCGGCTACTTAATATAAAAGGGCAGCGAAACTAAGAGCGCCGAATGAGCATCAGTTGGACCCCACCGAGAGGACAATGGGAAAGGTAGGTTTAGCCCCTTGCAAACAGAATGTTTAAACATAGAGCCCAGTGTGTGAGATGGTGCTGTGCATATCCAACTTTTGCAGATCATTTTCTATGAGGACAGAAATTTCCAAGGTCGGCACCATGAGTGCATGAGTGACTGCGCCGACCTGCACCCCTACTTCAACCGCTGTAACTCCATCCGGGTGGAGAGTGGCTGCTTCATGGTGTACGAGAGGCCCCACTATCTGGGCCACCAGTACTTCCTGCGCAGAGGGGAGTACTCTGACAACCAGCGTATGATTGGCATTAATGACTGCATCCGCTCTTGTCGCATGATTCCAGTGGTAAGTGGAGGTCTGAGCAGAAGGACGGCTCAAAGCTGCATGGGGTTTCTTACGTTCAAAAGAAACAACATACGCTTGAAGTGAAACAAATGTGAAGTCTAATACTGGCTGTGCAAAACATTAAgaagttttgttatttttgtttgtttcttctccAGCACCGAGGCTCCTTTAAAATCAGGTTGTATGAGCGGCCGGACATGAGCGGCCAAATGCAAGAGGTGAGCGACGACTGCCCAAATGTCCAGGACCGCCTGCGTATGTCTGACATTAACTCGTGCAACGTGGTCGACGGCCACTGGCTGCTGTACGACCAGCCCAACTACAAAGGCCGGACCTACTACCTGAGACCTGGCGAGTACCGCAGATACAGCGACTGGGGGGGTGCTAGTCCTCGGATTGGCTCCCTCAGGCGGATCACTGACTCCATCTAGGAccttcttcctctctctctgtTCGCAATAAAGATGCTTGGCTTAAAcggtgtgttttggtttttgagtGAAGCACATGAAAGACCTTCCAGCGTGATGATCATGAGCATTGCTGGAACAAAGCAAACGCAGTCACTGAGGTTGTTTGAGGGCATTTATTAACAGTCATGGATGTAGACAGTGTAATATTTCTCTTACAGAGTGATCCTTTTGATGGAACCCACCCTTGAACTCAAGCTCCCCCACTCGTTAAAAAGCCTGTATTTTCCAGGACGTACCAGATACTGGCGACCCCTATAGTGGGGATGCTCAAAGAGAATCCAGTGGCCGTCAATCACGTTGCAGGAGTGGATGTCGTTAAAATGGAAGCGTTCATACAGAGAAGGGCAGTCATCACTGAGATCCATTGTCTGGCCCCTGAACTCAGGGCGTTCGTAGATGACGAGTCTGTGGGAACCTTGAAGCTGAGGAGGAGACAAGGTGATCCATTAGTTCTCGTGAGGGACACACCCACTGG
It encodes:
- the LOC131104345 gene encoding gamma-crystallin M2-like yields the protein MGKIIFYEDRNFQGRHHECMSDCADLHPYFNRCNSIRVESGCFMVYERPHYLGHQYFLRRGEYSDNQRMIGINDCIRSCRMIPVHRGSFKIRLYERPDMSGQMQEVSDDCPNVQDRLRMSDINSCNVVDGHWLLYDQPNYKGRTYYLRPGEYRRYSDWGGASPRIGSLRRITDSI
- the LOC131104342 gene encoding gamma-crystallin S-1-like, which codes for MTRVSYTMGKIIFYEDRNFQGRSYECSGECSDLHSHFSRCNSIRVDSGEWMVYEKPDFSGYQYFLRKGEYPDYQRWMGFNDCVRSCRMIPKLQGSHRLVIYERPEFRGQTMDLSDDCPSLYERFHFNDIHSCNVIDGHWILFEHPHYRGRQYLVRPGKYRLFNEWGSLSSRVGSIKRITL